The genome window TAGACAATTGTTAAGTCAGTATTGTAATCCATTAAGTTCACAATTTTCTAGCCATGTTTCCTCCTTGAGACAGCTCATGTAATGGGCTGGCTTTCCTTGtacagagattttaaaatatcatggcATTCTCTATGCCACCAACAGGATTTTCATGATGGGTTTAAGTATATTTTTGTTAGTAGAGGAGATTTGATGAGTTCTGTATGCTaactcctccttttcttcagctAAATTATGCCTGGAATGTTTTCATACAATTGCTGCATATTTGAGTTTCTCCTGATCAATCATTCACAACTAATGTAGAAGGGCAATATGTTCTTCTGCCTCGGGTAACTGCTTGTTATAAATGCACACAATTTCTGTCTGCATACCACAGTTAAATGAAAGGCTATTTCAATATATAAAAGGTTTTTATATATTGAAGTAGAGGAGAGAAATGTATTATATGACCTCTTTGAGTATGGGACAAATGGGAGTTAAAAGtagtggtttttttaaaagcacaatattttattttattgcagatGTGGAATTTCCCTTCCCAAATATAGTTTCATCTATCCAGCCAACCTAAATTCTCAAAAAGGAGGAAGGCTTTGGATTTAAGAACAGTGCATCACAGATGCTTTTGATCATGAAATAAACAATTAATATCATATGACCCTAATTTACTTTTGAACTTTAGGTCCACACCAATATATCCTTATGCTGTAAAGTACTAACCATAACATAGGTAGGGCAATCACTCTGATTGCTTGCTCCCAAGTAAATGTTACTTAACTTGTAGCTATCCAATAGTTTCTTGTTTTTCCATAAAGCAGGGAGAGATAATGTGCAGGAcaatactaaaaagaaataaaaaaacccaacaaaatgaAACTATGCTCAGTTGCATAAACATTTAAAAGGATGCTgagaataatattttaaaaatgtgatgcTATAAAAGAACATTTACTTTTTGGCTTTGTCTTAGTAACCATAGAGTGCCAGAAAAAGTCCTTGGATATTAATTTCCTTCCAAAAATCTTATTCACATTGTTTTGGtcttgctttttgttgtttgaggcttttgttggttttaaatttgttttataaaaagaCTGTCAATGCTTGATTTTTGTCTAGAGACCTGACTGAGGACAGGGTAGGAATAGTGTTCCAACTCCCTTGATAGTAAGCAGTCTTCCAAAGTCTTAGTGGATgatctgattttaattttttgtttgtttgtttgtttcatgaGAATTTGCTTTAGGTGAGAAATTTTATCAATAATGTAGGCAAGCTAGAGTGTTTACCTAGACCAAACGTGAATGGACTGGAATTAATTATCTGATACCAAGGCTATCCCCACGATGCTCTGGGCTCTTCCTTGTGAAACTTAAATGAACATTTGCATCACATAGTCTATGCAATGGTTAAGCTTTTATAAGGTTTTATTAAATTGCTCTCAAATTCCTTCACTGAAATTTTTAGTTTCTTTAGTATCTTTCTGCAATCTTATATAGcaaaccaaattaaaatacagttgGAACATCTTACAAATCTGGTGGTATTCTGtataaataatttgaataatACCATTAGTAATTTACTTTTCTTAAACTCACACCTGCTTAGACaccaaaagtattttttaaagaataagtTACTCTTTATTTCTCTAAAATGCATAGTACAAGATCAGTCTAGACTTTGGAAAACACGTAAGAAATTCGCATTTCTCCATACACACATTTTGGAAGTCATTGATGCTGACGCTCAGGACGTTTGTGTGGAAGTGGAAGCCAACTGCAGCTTCTACTGCTGTAGACACGCAGTGGCAGCAAACTGCGTCTGCAGGTCACAGAAATGCTTCGAGTCTGTATGTGTGTCTGggtatatatataaatatatatatatagtatatattttaGATAcgtatatataatatatatataaaatatagatgTCAGATACAATATATCTGATACCAACAGGAAAGCGGATTGCCGTGAGGCTGACCCTTGTGCGCCTTTCCCTTTGCCTCAGTGACGTGCCCGTCGTTCCCGTGGCACGGCTCAGGGAAGGGGAGGCTCCATGGCTCTGGGGCGCTCCCCCGGGGCCGTGTCCCGGCTGGGCCcggctgggctgagctgagctcgGCCCGGCTCGGCAGCCTGGCGGGAGCGGGGGCCGCAGGCACCACCCGCCTGGGCTGCAGCAATTTCCAGCCAATCCTGCCCGGGAAGAAGCCTCCCTCGctcgctcctcctcctcctcctcctcctcctcctcctcctcctcccctccctccgccatccctcccctccattccctgcgctgccttccctgcccccgccgcgcccccgagtccttttcctttccttaatCCGCAGCCAGTGACGATGGATCCGCCAGAGGACACCGCGATGAGTGACGAGCATCTCGCCCTGCCTGCTGGTAAAACCAGCCCGTGTTTTGAATGCTTCTAGGGCTCCTTTTGTCAACCTGTACTCTGCGGTTTTTGACTGCCGTTTATTTATACCGTGGCTGCTGCCCGGcctaaggggggaaaaaaacccaacaaacaaacagaaacaaacaaataaaaccctaAACAAcccaccacaaaaccaaaacaacccaagGAGCAGGTGGGATGTTCCAGCTTGCTGTgttagaaaatattattttggcTCTGCAGGCTTCAAAGCTGAGAGCAATGGACCATCCTACATGATAAAATACTTCTATCAGGAGCTCCTGATCATTGCATCCTTCCCCTTGCTCATTCTGTCCTAGAACACTCAATGCATGGCTGCAGGTACAGAAACAACCCTGCCGTGGTAACAGGGCTGATGCAAACaaaccttttttcctctccaggagGCACCTCTGCGTATCACATCTTGGAGAGGTTGATTGTTTCAGGCCTCTGCACTCTGCATGCAAATGatccctcttttctcttttcaaatagAAAGCAAGTCCTCTTCCTGTAGAAGCTACAGGTTTTTCCTGTCATGGGATTCCTCTACTGCCTTCACAAGTATTTTCTGAGGGACTCATGGGAATACCAGCACAAACCAGGGTGCTAGCAGCCTGGAAGCCCAAGGAAAAGCAGTAGTTAAGCACTCAAATAGGAGCTTTTTGGAGggtgagttttttgtttgttggtttggttttgtgttttggcCAGGGttggggagggagcaggaaaggGTAGAatcagttttttgtttgggactggtattttttgggggaggggatttgtttttggttttggttttttaccttatggaaaaataaaacttgatcCTAAGGACATGCATGTAATTAAATGGATCAGTTTATGAGCTATTTACCACCAGTGTTAAGGCTTGTGCAAGCAGCTGTGTAATGCAGAATTGATTTCTGTAAGGAGAGAGATGGTACCAATTTCTTCTTTCCACACATcatctttctctcttctctctgatTTGAAAAAAGCCTATAGAGTAAGGATCTAtttacttttaagaaaaaaaaccctcctatGAAATTTAGACAGCATTTCTGATATCAGTAACCCTTTGGTTGTAACTAAGTTTATTATTAGATTAGACTTCACTAAGTTTGATAGATTTAACCATTGACCTCCTAGGTAGTAAACATAAGCAAGAACATCTTCAGTCAGTGGTGATTGTTCTGAAGGTGTCCTAGTATGCTTAGTAGAAAAGCCATTTTAAGCATTGAATCAGCTTTATCACTTTTCTCAGAAATTTCTTTACCTCTTACAatagtttatttatttagaggCCAGAAATGTGTGCATTGTGCTGGGTGAAACTATTTCACACAATGCTACAATGGTACAAAgataaaaaattctgttttattctcttttccttttctgctgatTCTAGACATTCAGGTAACTTTCATTGTAGTGCTTCTGAGCATTGAACacatttgtttaatttatttgtgGTTCTCAAATatgggaggatttttttttattaggatCAAACTGGAAGGTGCAGTAAAGGTGGAAAATGGTGGTGAGACAGCTCTGAAGAGTGAGTTAGGAATCAGGCACAAGGGGAGGACAGGCCGTGAAATTGGAAACTATAGttggaaaaaagtaaataaatgaaaattctgaAGTCTATTGTTATTTAATGACACCCAAAACACCTGGAGAGCCCAAGATATTAATGCTATACAGGTCATGGCAAGTTCCCTGTTGCACATCAGGAAAACAAAGGTTTATTTTGTTCTTCACTAAAAGGATGGTTGGATTTGCCATTTGATCACCCAAACCATTATGATCCAGAAGTCCAAGTCCCTGTCTATAGGCAGTGAAGCTCCCATTAGTTTCTAATCCCCATGTGTGTGTAGACTGCTGATTGCCAAAGGACCTTGTAGCCACAAGGAGTTCATACAGAATAGAATGAGCAGTGGATAGTGTTAATAAGatcaatatttaattactaTACCGACATAGAAAAATGAACAAGAGTGAAAAATGTTATTGCCTTGTAATATGTAAAACCCACATGtattatttaaatgtaaattttaatgCTCTGTCAGAGATGGACTCCACTGTGGGTGGACAGGAGCTGCCATGATCCATGCTGGTGTCCAGCTTCCAGCTGGAGGAGTGCAGCTCTGGGTGTATCAGCTCTGGCCTTGGGCACACACCTGCAGGTAACCGGGGTAgcctgaggcacagccaggaggaaatcctctgtgcccccagcagacagacagacagacagacccacAGGGGCACTCAGTCCCTTCTCAGGgcggctgtctgtctctgcctgaGATGCGTGGGATGGTTCTGAGGCAGCCCGTGCTCCGAagaatgagtctggactcttcacttttcagtcttcaggttgtttattatttcttatctacaaaattttctttctgcccagccgagATCTGAACAGCAAGGCAGCCAAAGGCACTCTGACTGCCCCTGAGGTGGTGTCATCTTTatatactacaaactacatatatcatatttacttttaattcccaattcccatcacctgtgttagacagtgcacttttactctaaaccaatccccaagtgccaacatcacagcagaaaatggatgacaagaagaagaaagaagaaggacgagacacgccctgattcctccatcttgtctccatagCCCCtataccaaaaaccccaaaatctataTTTTCACCCTGTAAATACATCATTCCTGCACCATTCAAACTCGTGTGGCTCTCATGTCCTCATACACAGGTGGCAAATCTCTAGAAAGATCAAAGTCAATCCGCCAGGCgctcctggcaacattccaggacTTCCGAGCCCCCCAAGAGGGTTCTcggcaactctggacatccgGAGGGATGTGTCCCTGACCCAGGCTCATCAGATTAGCCCAGGTgaatgagaaggaaaattagGATGGAGCTGACCAAGCTTCAGAGAGTCTGGCAGTAATTCAGGCACACTGAGGTGTAAAAGGTGTGATTCTCCTTTATTGTGTGGGGTTAAccacaggggctgtgcagggattgCCAGCTTGGAGTCTCCATGGCAGTAGGGTGCACAAAGCCTTAATTTTGCTTGTACTGcagctttcaaaattattttcttttcttctcagtgGAATTAGACAAGTTTTGTAATATCTAGTCGTGTTGATCATCACTCTCAGCAAAAAAATCCATCTCTATTTTTAGCTGGGCTTGTACATTTCATATGATAGTGCTTTGGGATGCTCATCTCCCTAGGAAGATGATGCAAAAAAAGATTATTCCTTTCCCTCAGAAATGTTTCATCTAAATAAAGTATTACTATTGTAAGCTTTTGCTTTAGGGGATGAACCAAATCTGTATCTCtgattttcagtatttccatCAGGATACTTTTAGCTGATTTAAAAAACATACCACAGAGACTTTCTAAGTTAATATTAATTCTCCTAAGGACGTGAAACTACATGTGCTGGCTGATCCACTCAGAGATCAGTAACTCCTTCAGCTCAGCTAACAgctttcctgaaaagaaaagcagatcattaaagagaaaacaaatttgaaaatcaCATTGTTTCAACAGCCTCCTCAAGGGGATGGTTGTCTTTTGGGATGGACAGGAGTGTTGGGAGGAATGTCAGGATGAGAGATTGAAAGCAGAtgcagaggggaagagaagTGCTGAATTGCTGACACTCCTAGAGTGAGCAAAGAAGTGGAGTCACTCTCTCAGTAATTCCTGCCATCCCCAACCTGTCCTGCACTGCAGcgtgccctgcctgcctgcccacaccACGGGACACAACTCAGGCTCTTCCACCTCGCGCTGCCTGATCAGGAAAAGATTTTGCCTGTGCTCTTCTCCTATTGTCCTGATTAACAAGAaaagatatagatagatagatagatagatagatagatagatagatagatagatagatagatagatagatagatagatgatagatagatagatagatagatagatagatagatagatagatagatagatagatagatagatagaaaTTCGTAGTGCATATACTCACCTGTTGGTTTTGactaaaaaaataatccatgtTGATGGACCACCAGGAGTGAAGGATGAACACTGGCCATTAAACATGAGACTGGCCATAAAGTAAAAGATGTCATATAGGAAATGAAGTGATATTTCAGAATTCAGTGAATTCAGATTGCTTAGaactccttttttctttttcataacattaaaataaacaggTTATTTGCTCCTCCTTTCAGTTTAATTTGGCTATCTTCGGAAGTGTCCTAATACTTCAATACTTCAATACTTCACAGACTTACTTTATACCCACAGATGCTGGCATGAAGTTTAGAAAAGTAACACACAAATAAagtatgttaaaataaaaacaagaaaattaagcTACATGGTGTGGAAAAGATAAATTTGGGTAAGCATTGCATGGACAACCTTGAAATATAGAATATTTCCTCAAATAACCCAAGCACACTCTAATGCATGAATCTATTCTATGTACTTTTATATTGCTGTCACATCCACAAGGATTATATGTAAAATTTGccataataaaaaattactcaATAATCTGTGGAGTTTATTCATTTGAAACTAAGGTATTGCTTAGGAACAAATTACACTGATAGCTGTTGTAGTTCTTCAGAGTTTTTCTTAAGAATGCTTAGAAAGTAATGGTCCCTGGATAACGATAAAAAGTTGATTATTTAAGGTGGTCTAGTACAGAGAAGATCAAGAAAATATTACTTCAAAGTAAGCAAAGgcttattaatattaatataaatattaactGCACAATAAGCACCACACAAAGAGATCTAGTGAACTAAAAAGCATCAAGAAATGGATTCTAAAAGAGATTGCAACTTTAAACAAAATGCCAATTAACACTGGGCAACGGAGGTGAACTGGGCATTTTGCAAGGCAGAATAACTATGCTCATTAAAccacataaataaaattaaatttttatttgaataatttgCAAGAATATCAGCACCTAtacatttgaaatgaaattaaagaaaagctACAGAGAAGATGTACCAAATAAAACCTGATTAAAAACCAAATGTGCCACatgaaaagggaaaagtaaTTCTTACAGGAGTCCTGAAGAGACCAAAATAGGTCATCTGAATATAGATAAATAGAGAGAAAGGCACACTCACCACTGCCAAGGAAAAGGTATGTGATATCAAATACTGAGAGCAGGAATAGCCAGGGAAGAGTATGTTTTATAGTTATGGAGAAGTTTTACTGAGTTCTATCTATGTTGTAACCCATAAATGCAGTGACAGCAGGGGAAAGTGCGTATAaataattgggtttttttccttgagtaAGTGTAATGATAAATACTGTGCAAAGACAGTGATTCTAAATGTGTTGGTTTTGGCTGGgttggagttaattttcttcgCAGTGGTTTGTATGGGGCTATGTTTAGCATTTGTGCTGAGCACCAGGTTGATAATATAGTGATGATTCTgttgttgctgagcagggctcacacagagccaaggccttttgtGCTTTTCGTGCTGCCGCAACGGGTGAGGGAGTTGGGGATGCCTGGGAGATTGTAACAAGATACAGCCAGGACAGGTAATGCCAGCTGCCCAAAGGGATGTTCCAGACCTTATCATTTGATGCTCAGAATGTAAAGCtgggggaggaagaaggaagggcAAGGCATTTGAAGTGATGGCATTTATCTTCTCAAATAAGCATTTCAGTGATCAGTGCTCTCCcagagatggctgaacacctccctgcccatgggaagggtCAATTAattctttggtttggtttggttttcttgtgtgtgagtgcagcttttgctttccctattaaactgtcaacccatgagttttcttgcttttactCTTTTGATTCTCTCCCCAGTCCCGCTGGTGGAGGAATGAGCGAGCACCTGCATGGCTCTTGCTTGCTTCCACGACAACTGGAAGAGTTTCATCTGTCCTACAAGCATCATCAATGTTGATATTCAAGGATAAATATGTATTTCCTATATCTGTAgaacaaataattttacattaatAGGTATAAACAGATGTAAACACTGTCTGGCTAtctgtaaatgaaaatacataTCAGGGTGGTGGCCAAACATAACCTGTATTAAATAACATACATACAAAAGGtctacagagagagaaaagtccccattgtcATCTCTCCtgagaaagagaatttttgAGAAAAGGTGGTGAAAAAggacaaacaaaaccaacaaaatagTGATGGCTCAAATgcaaaaatgtgcaaaattacCAAGTAAACCTTTTCACATTCAAGAAGCATTGTTTAGTAATAGGCACCCATTGGAAATAGGGAGAAGAGGGGGAGGATTAAACAAGTTGAGAAATAGCTGACCAgtgaaaaacccacaaacctgTGCACTGCACACAGGTATAATTCCCACAGGATAACTCCTGCCAAGAAAGATGGTATATAGACACTGAATGGGATAGCAATTATTTGAGAATCCTTCCAGAACAAAGTAAAAATACCTCAAATATATATGCATagtaaatttaaataatattttagaaaaagtaaaagtagGTGTGTACATGCAAAGCTTGAAGCCTTTTAAGAGTCACTTCAGCAGAATGGACTCGTGCATCCAACAGACAAACCAGCAAAGAATAACACCTCCAGACCGCTTTTTGTGTTCAAAAAGTAATAAATTGTgatgaaggaaattaaaaaagtaaTGCTTTATTATGTTTCAATTAAGAATAGGACCATGACAATTATCCAACACTTAAGACATCTTTAAAAGCACAGAcataatgcagatttttttcatggGTACCTCAGTAAGAGACAAAAATCAGTTCCTTCATTAGCTCGTCAGTCCCATAAACACAACAAAGCCACGCGATTATTAAGTCAGAGCTGTGGGACACGCAAGGCTTCCTTACAAGGCACCAAAAACAAAAGTCTCActcaaagggggaaaaaaagaaaaattgcagcAAATTACCCAGTCTTCGGCAGAAAAGGGTTCATTTACCGTAGAAACGGTACCGCAGCGCCCACTCTCTCCCCTGCCTGGCCGGGCCCTTTTTCGGGCACGGCTCGCTGGCGGCGGCGCTGCGCGGGCGGGACGCGGCTCTGCCGCCATTGGCCGGGCTGTGATGCAGCCCCGCGGCCGGCGGGGCCCCGCTCCGTACCGGCACCGAGAGCCCTCGGGGGGGCCGGACGGgcgggcggagcgcggcggCCCCGGGGAGAGCCCGGCCAGGATCCGCTCCGGGCCCCGCCGGGTTCGGGCtccgggggcggggccgggcccgaGCCGGGAGCGATGGCGGCAAAGGCCCGGCCCGCGGGGGGAGGGGCGCGCAcggagcccggcccggctcggcccctCTGCAGTCCTCAACCAGGTCGGACCGCCGCCCATATAGAGCCGCGCGGGGCCTTCCCCAGCTCATTGCTCTCGCTGTTGTGAGCTTGTGACCATGTCTGGCCGGGGCAAGGGCGGCAAGGGGCTCGGCAAGGGCGGCGCCAAGCGCCACCGCAAGGTGCTGCGCGACAACATCCAGGGCATCACCAAGCCGGCCATCCGCCGCCTGGCTCGGCGCGGCGGCGTCAAGCGCATCTCGGGGCTCATCTACGAGGAGACGCGCGGCGTGCTCAAGGTGTTCCTGGAGAACGTCATCCGCGACGCCGTCACCTACACGGAGCACGCCAAGAGGAAGACGGTCACGGCCATGGACGTGGTCTACGCCCTCAAGCGCCAGGGTCGCACTCTGTACGGCTTCGGCGGCTAAACTCGCTTCCTGTAATAGTCTAGCGCTTCTACAACACAAAGGCTCTTTTCAGAGCCACCCACAAATCTCAGGAAAAGAGCTTTAAATCGCTTCTTCAATAGTGTTACGTTAGTTTTGGGGTTGGAGGGAACGGGGGaatggggttttgttttctcgGCTTCCCCACTTCCCACAATTGCTTAGCTTACTTTTCTGTTGTCTGGGGTGCAAAGTCTCATAGTCGAGTAGGCGGGAATATCCTGATTTTTACTCGGGGAACGAAACGAGCGCCCAATGGGTCTAGTGCTTGACTGAGGGCACTCACTACTGATAGGAAAATATCTTCTGCAACTTGCATCCTTTTATTTCCCCCATTCTCTTACACGCCGACCACCACCCGCTCAACCCGCTCCCTCTTTCCAAAGGACAAGGGAAGCGAcacacagccaaaaaaaaacaaagtcgGGGGAAGGTCGGGGCCGGCCGCTGTTCCCATAGCCGCTGGCGCGGCACCGCTTTTATCGCCACAGCCTGCAAGGGCAAGGGAGGGAGCTCCTGAAATGGCGGCGCTCCTCTCTCTGCCATTCGGTGGGCGGGACGGAGCGGGAAGAAGAAACAGCCAAGAGCACCCCTTAGCGCCCTCCGGACTGCGCACCAAAGACGGGGCTGCGAGCCCCGTGCTCTAAagcccccccgccccgctcctGAGGCTGCCCCTTCTCTGGGCACCGCTCTCGCCtacacccagcacagcacagcccctcacagccctctcAGCCCCGCCGGCTTTAGACGGTCAACCCCACCATGACCGAAACACACGGGGCAcaaggggagggcagggatggacactaCGGAATGCTCCCACTCCCCCAGTTACCCCTTAATTGCCACTACACCCTGAGCAATAAAAAGCGCTTGGCAcgggctgcccctgcctgcaccGTAACACAGAGACAACAGCTCTCTCCAGTGGCCTTGTGGTGGCTCTTAAAAGAGCCTTTCGGTTTGAGAGAGaagggcagggagctcaggcGCGCTCTCCGCGGATGCGGCGGGCCAGCTGGATGTCCTTGGGCATGATGGTGACGCGCTTGGCGTGGATGGCGCACAGGTTGGTGTCCTCGAAGAGCCCCACCAGGTAGGCCTCGCTGGCCTCCTGCAGCGCCATGACGGCCGAGCTCTGGAAGCGCAGGTCGGTCTTGAAGTCCTGCGCGATCTCGCGCACCAGCCGCTGGAAGGGCAGCTTGCGGATCAGCAGCTCCGTGGACTTCTGGTAGCGCCGGATCTCGCGCAGCGCCACCGTGCCGGGCCGGTAGCGGTGCGGCTTCTTGACGCCGCCCGTGGCCGGCGCGCTCTTGCGGGCAGCCTTGGTGGCCAGCTGCTTGCGGGGCGCCTTGCCGCCCGTCGACTTCCGCGCCGTCTGCTTCGTGCGCGCCATCGCTACAGACTCGACACTGTGCAGCAAAAGCGGCAGACAATCCAACAATGCATGAAAGAGCGCTCCCAGCTCGTATTTATATACGAGCGCTGCCTGTTGATTGGGCGATGGAAACAGCCGCGCTCAGGGGGAAGGTTTGAAAATCCCGCGTTAAccccttcctgtgctgagccTTGCTCTCAAATACCAAACCCAAAACTGCCTTTTTCCGTAGTCTTCCCTTTCTTCCGAGACGGCATGGTGCTTTTTAACCACTtcctttaattaattaaattattctgcCACCTCAAGTGGGTAAAGATAAAATACCTCTTTCCCAACAATTGCCAAAGCCTTGTCTGTGATCAGGTTTCCTTACTCATATTTTATTCTCTATTTAAACTGATTGCTTACATTTTGTCATCCCATATTCCTTTGCAAGTAGTAACAAAGGTATCAGGTGCTTTGCATGTATTCTGAATCTAATACTCtcctggtggattttttttcgttctgattattttttatttatttgtttgtttgcttgggttttttaatttttgttttgggaggttttttctGTTTCGTTTACTTGCTTataagtttgttttgtttggtctGTGGTTTGGGGGGATTGTAGTTCTCTTCAGGTAAAGCTTTACAAATACCTACATTTTATAAAACGCAAAGCCGTAAGTACTATTCGGAAAAAAATTTcgggaaaaaaatattagaaatagaCATAAAGCAAGTATAACATCGATAGATGTTAATGCTTTTCTAGCAAATAGGAAACAATAGAAGATTTGTTAGGAACTTCTGAGGCTCGGAGCGGCTTCAGTTGTAACCCAATTAAATTCCCCGCTATTTGACCAATCAAGGCGGGGAGGCGGGGCCGCCGTGCTCTATAAAATAGGCAGGAGAGCCATTTGTGACCGTTTCAGGTTGATCTCTGAGCGTTGCTGCGATGGCGCGTACGAAGCAGACGGCGCGGAAGTCGACGGGCGGCAAGGCGCCCCGCAAGCAGCTGGCCACCAAGGCTGCCCGCAAGAGCGCGCCGGCCACGGGCGGCGTCAAGAAGCCGCACCGCTACCGGCCCGGCACGGTGGCGCTGCGCGAGATCCGGCGCTACCAGAAGTCCACGGAGCTGCTGATCCGCAAGCTGCCCTTCCAGCGGCTGGTGCGCGAGATCGCGCAGGACTTCAAGACCGACCTGCGCTTCCAGAGCTCGGCCGTCATGGCGCTGCAGGAGGCCAGCGAGGCCTACCTGGTGGGGCTCTTCGAGGACACCAACCTGTGCGCCATCCACGCCAAGCGCGTCACCATCATGCCCAAGGACATCCAGCTGGCCCGCCGCATTCGTGGAGAGCGCgcctgagctccctgcccttctccctcAAACCGAAAGGCTCTTTTAAGAGCCACCACAAGGCCACTGGAGAGAGCTGTTGTCTCTGTGTTACggtgcaggcaggggcagcccgTGCCGAGCGCTTTTTATTGCTCAGGGTGTAGTGGCAATTAAGGGGTAACTGGGGGAGCGGGAGCATTCCGtagtgtccatccctgccctccccttgTGCCCCGTGTGTTTCGGTCATGGTGGGGTTGACCGTCTAAAGCCGGCGGGGCTGAGAGGGTTGTGAggggctgttctgtgctgggTGTAGGCGAGAGCGGTGCCCAGAGAAGGGGCAGCCTCaggagcggggcgggggggctTTAGAGCACGGGGCTCGCAGCCCCGTCTTTGGTGCGCAGTCCGGAGGGCGCTAAGGGGTGCTCTTGGCTGTTTCTTCTTCCCGCTCCGTCCCGCCCACCGAATGGCAGAGAGAGGAGCGCCGCCATTTCAGGAGCTCCCT of Molothrus ater isolate BHLD 08-10-18 breed brown headed cowbird chromosome 5, BPBGC_Mater_1.1, whole genome shotgun sequence contains these proteins:
- the LOC118697663 gene encoding histone H3-like, whose protein sequence is MSGRGKGGKGLGKGGAKRHRKVLRDNIQGITKPAIRRLARRGGVKRISGLIYEETRGVLKVFLENVIRDAVTYTEHAKRKTVTAMDVVYALKRQGRTLPTSVAAMARTKQTARKSTGGKAPRKQLATKAARKSAPATGGVKKPHRYRPGTVALREIRRYQKSTELLIRKLPFQRLVREIAQDFKTDLRFQSSAVMALQEASEAYLVGLFEDTNLCAIHAKRVTIMPKDIQLARRIRGERA